In Vigna unguiculata cultivar IT97K-499-35 chromosome 3, ASM411807v1, whole genome shotgun sequence, a single genomic region encodes these proteins:
- the LOC114177021 gene encoding LEAF RUST 10 DISEASE-RESISTANCE LOCUS RECEPTOR-LIKE PROTEIN KINASE-like 2.1 encodes MTTTSSFLASILALAFFLATLPQSYSQQNNTYSICSQSFSCGTLTNVSYPFWGGNRPQFCGRNGFKLTCMDNQNTSLQVGSMNFHVLHINQTASTMRMVRTDLVYDRCSSNFTNTSLSSTPFSFLRTVQNVSVFYDCPSQDSVGGNSFTCQNDTNNHAFYAVNGTQLRQFPGLQSCGVSVLVQVSEGVVWDSGNGIEPLKEALDQGFDVKFDAEWSSQCTACRDSGGACGTKENDSDQFSCYCSGGTHGSVCSTHDSGRKSRVLKLVLGFVGTGFALPLIAVIICRNKARIWKFILIQLGKIKKNDRVIEAFLESQGSMGIKRYSFSEVKKMTNSFKIKLGEGGYGSVYKGKLLNGCSVAVKILNESKENGEEFINEVASISKTSHVNIVSLLGFCLEGSRKALVYEFMSNGSLEKYIHKKAAAEKNKTTTPPLGWDRLNKIAIGIARGLEYLHKGCNTRILHFDIKPHNILLDETYRPKISDFGLAKLSTRDESIISMSNARGTIGYVAPEVFNKSFGGVSHKSDVYSYGMMLLEMVGGQKNINVEASRSSELYFPHLVIYKKLEQGTDLGVEGILSGEENEIAKRMTMVALWCIQTIPSHRPTISRVIDMLLGSVDSMEMPPKPFLSSPPRSTEFSTAVSESFDSVSCSS; translated from the exons ATGACCACCACTTCCTCCTTCCTTGCATCCATACTCGCCCTTGCTTTCTTCTTAGCAACTTTGCCACAATCCTACTCTCAACAAAACAACACCTACTCCATTTGCAGCCAATCTTTCAGCTGTGGAACTCTCACAAACGTATCCTATCCTTTCTGGGGAGGGAACCGACCCCAGTTTTGTGGCCGCAATGGCTTCAAGCTCACGTGCATGGATAACCAAAACACTTCGCTTCAAGTTGGTTCCATGAACTTCCATGTACTACACATCAACCAAACGGCTTCCACCATGAGAATGGTGCGAACAGACCTTGTCTATGATCGCTGCTCTTCCAATTTCACCAACACTTCTCTCAGTTCCACTCCCTTTTCTTTCTTACGCACCGTCCAGAATGTTTCTGTATTCTACGATTGCCCCTCTCAGGATTCTGTTGGGGGAAACTCCTTTACGTGTCAGAATGATACTAATAACCACGCTTTCTACGCGGTCAATGGTACTCAGCTGAGGCAGTTCCCGGGCCTTCAGAGCTGCGGGGTTAGCGTTCTGGTGCAAGTTTCAGAGGGTGTTGTTTGGGATTCAGGGAACGGGATTGAGCCGCTGAAGGAAGCGTTGGATCAAGGGTTTGATGTGAAGTTTGATGCAGAGTGGAGTTCTCAGTGCACAGCGTGCAGGGATTCTGGAGGAGCATGTGGAACGAAAGAGAATGATTCCGATCAGTTTTCTTGTTATTGCTCCGGTGGAACTCATGGCTCAGTGTGCTCTACTCACGATA gtGGCAGGAAGAGCAGAGTGTTGAAGCTGGTTTTAG GTTTCGTTGGAACTGGATTTGCACTACCTCTAATCGCTGTCATCATATGCCGCAACAAAGCTAGAATTtggaaatttatattaatacaattgggcaagataaaaaagaatgatCGAGTTATAGAAGCCTTCCTCGAAAGCCAAGGTTCTATGGGTATAAAGAGATACAGTTTCTCTGAAGTTAAGAAAATGACCAACTCCTTCAAAATTAAACTGGGGGAAGGTGGTTATGGATCTGTGTACAAAGGAAAGTTACTCAATGGTTGTTCGGTGGCAGTGAAGATACTGAACGAATCAAAGGAGAACGGCGAAGAGTTTATCAACGAGGTTGCTAGCATAAGCAAAACATCCCATGTTAACATCGTCTCTCTCCTTGGATTCTGTCTAGAAGGAAGCAGAAAAGCCCTGGTGTACGAGTTTATGTCGAATGGTTCACTTGAGAAGTACATCCACAAGAAAGCAGCAgcagaaaaaaacaaaaccactaCTCCACCCTTGGGTTGGGACAGATTGAACAAGATTGCAATAGGCATAGCTCGAGGACTTGAGTATTTGCACAAAGGATGCAACACTCGGATTCTGCATTTTGACATCAAGCCACATAACATTCTTTTGGACGAAACTTATCGGCCAAAGATATCAGATTTCGGACTTGCGAAGCTGAGCACGAGAGATGAAAGCATTATATCAATGTCAAATGCTAGAGGAACAATAGGGTATGTGGCTCCTGAAGTGTTCAATAAAAGTTTTGGAGGTGTTTCACACAAGTCTGATGTTTACAGCTATGGAATGATGCTACTAGAAATGGTTGGAGGACAGAAGAACATCAACGTTGAAGCTAGTCGCTCGAGCGAACTATATTTCCCACATTTGGTTATTTATAAGAAGCTTGAGCAGGGTACTGATTTGGGAGTTGAAGGGATATTGTCTGGTGAGGAGAATGAGATAGCAAAGAGAATGACAATGGTGGCTTTGTGGTGCATTCAGACAATTCCTTCTCACAGACCAACCATAAGTAGAGTGATTGATATGTTGTTAGGTAGTGTGGATTCCATGGAAATGCCACCAAAACCTTTCCTCTCTTCTCCTCCACGATCAACAGAGTTTTCCACTGCAGTATCCGAATCATTTGATAGTGTCTCGTGCAGCTCATAG
- the LOC114177022 gene encoding LEAF RUST 10 DISEASE-RESISTANCE LOCUS RECEPTOR-LIKE PROTEIN KINASE-like 2.1 isoform X2 gives MFIRITFVCFLSTLFLFFTNTSAIHNTSFAPTCLTQRCTNGPNISYPFWLSRTDQLCGYHELGLLCSGGTATFSHIGLYYTVRDIDYENHTLKLLDPDTFNQTCPKAKHGVPIGNLPLTHSPSNLNLSFYYNCSSYPSGVPSIQCLSSGANKSFVFVTGNETTGFDWSGNCEEKIVVTVMKDAITSDGDLINQFPSAMDGGFVLEWHTASYCAQCEASDGICGYSNPEKQVLCFCKDGSTKNTTCYGGSSTGLSRLIIGLIIAGGIGALLTCVVTYIFGRKLSPILSDIRQARKIDRDIEAFIRNNGPLPIKRYSYSDIKKMTNYFESKLGQGGYGQVYKGNLCNKSAVAVKLLNASKGNGEEFINEVISISRTSHVNIVNLLGFCLEGEKKAIIYDFMPNGSLEKYIHSKNLETDPPLSWQRLHHIAEGIAKGLEYLHRGCNTRILHFDIKPSNILLDKNFCPKISDFGMAKLCSDTQSIISMYGARGTVGYIAPEVWNRSFGGVSYKSDVYSYGMMILEMVGGKQNIGIEASHSSETYFPHWIYKHVEVGKNLAWLEGMTPEENEICKKMIIVGLWCIQTIPSDRPAMSRVVEMLEGSTEQLQIPPEPFIFSPMKTEVDICTTSSSD, from the exons ATGTTCATCAGAATTACATTTGTTTGCTTTCTTTCTACGTTGTTTCTCTTCTTCACCAATACCTCTGCCATTCACAACACATCATTCGCACCAACTTGCCTTACCCAACGCTGCACAAATGGACCTAACATCAGCTACCCTTTTTGGCTTTCTCGTACTGACCAACTCTGCGGTTACCATGAACTTGGCCTTCTCTGTAGTGGAGGCACCGCCACTTTTTCTCACATAGGATTATACTACACGGTACGAGATATAGACTATGAGAACCACACGCTTAAGCTGCTGGATCCTGACACTTTCAACCAAACCTGTCCAAAGGCAAAACACGGTGTTCCCATAGGCAACCTACCGCTCACTCACTCCCCCTCCAACTTAAACCTTAGCTTTTACTACAACTGCAGTAGCTACCCTTCTGGTGTGCCTTCTATTCAGTGTCTCAGTTCTGGGGCAAACAAGTCTTTTGTGTTTGTGACGGGGAACGAGACCACAGGTTTTGACTGGTCCGGGAACTGTGAGGAAAAGATTGTGGTGACAGTGATGAAGGATGCGATTACAAGTGATGGTGACTTGATAAACCAGTTTCCCAGTGCCATGGATGGAGGGTTTGTTCTTGAATGGCACACTGCTTCGTATTGCGCTCAGTGCGAGGCTAGTGATGGAATCTGCGGCTACAGTAACCCCGAGAAGCAGGTGCTGTGCTTCTGCAAAGATGGAAGTACAAAAAACACTACTTGTTATG GGGGAAGCAGCACCGGTTTGTCAAGATTAATTATAg GTTTAATTATAGCAGGAGGAATTGGTGCACTGCTGACATGCGTCGTAACTTACATTTTTGGACGAAAGTTGTCACCAATTTTGTCAGACATTCGGCAGGCCAGAAAGATTGATCGAGACATTGAGGCCTTCATCAGAAATAATGGACCACTTCCCATAAAGAGGTATTCATATTCAGATATCAAGAAAATGACCAATTATTTTGAGTCCAAACTGGGACAAGGTGGTTATGGTCAAGTATATAAGGGAAATCTATGCAACAAATCTGCAGTGGCTGTGAAGCTACTGAATGCTTCCAAGGGAAACGGGGAAGAATTTATCAACGAGGTTATAAGCATCAGTAGAACATCCCATGTAAATATCGTTAATCTCCTTGGTTTCTGTCTTGAAGGCGAGAAGAAGGCTATTATATACGATTTTATGCCAAATGGATCACTTGAAAAGTATATTCACAGCAAGAATTTGGAAACTGATCCACCTTTGAGTTGGCAAAGGCTACACCACATTGCTGAAGGAATAGCCAAAGGATTGGAGTACTTGCACAGAGGCTGCAACACTCGGATATTACATTTTGACATAAAACCAAGCAACATTCTTTTGGACAAAAATTTCTGTCCCAAAATCTCTGATTTTGGGATGGCCAAGCTCTGCTCAGACACACAAAGTATCATATCTATGTATGGTGCTAGAGGGACAGTTGGATACATAGCTCCAGAGGTGTGGAACAGAAGCTTTGGTGGGGTTTCGTACAAATCTGATGTTTATAGTTATGGAATGATGATTTTGGAAATGGTTGGAGGAAAGCAAAATATCGGCATTGAAGCAAGTCATTCAAGTGAGACATATTTTCCCCATTGGATATACAAGCACGTTGAGGTGGGAAAAAATTTAGCATGGCTTGAAGGTATGACCCCAGAGGAAAatgaaatttgtaagaaaatgaTTATTGTGGGACTGTGGTGTATACAGACAATCCCTTCTGACAGGCCTGCTATGAGTCGGGTGGTTGAAATGTTAGAAGGAAGCACGGAACAATTGCAAATTCCACCTGAGCCATTCATATTTAGTCCTATGAAAACTGAAGTGGATATTTGCACCACCAGTAGTAGTGATTGA
- the LOC114177838 gene encoding phosphoglucomutase, cytoplasmic: MVLFNVSRVDTTPFDGQKPGTSGLRKKVKVFVQPHYLHNFVQASFNALTEEKVRGATLVVSGDGRYFSKEAIQIITKMSAANGVRRVWIGQNGLLSTPAVSAVIRERVGADGSKATGAFILTASHNPGGPDEDFGIKYNMENGGPAPEGITNKIYEFTTTIKEYLIAADLPDVDITTTGVTNFTGPEGPFDVEVFDSASDYIKLMKSIFDFESIKKLLSSPKFTFCYDALHGVAGAYAKSIFVDELGAQESSLLNCTPKEDFGGGHPDPNLTYAKELVARMGLGKSEPQDEPPEFGAAADGDADRNMVLGKRFFVTPSDSVAIIAANAVDAIPYFSTGLKGVARSMPTSAALDVVAKHLNLKFFEVPTGWKFFGNLMDAGLCSVCGEESFGTGSDHIREKDGIWAVLAWLSILAYKNKDKLEDKLVTVEDIVRQHWATYGRHYYTRYDYENVDAGAAKELMAYLVKLQSSLSEVNEIINGVRSDVSKVSNADEFEYKDPVDGSVSSHQGIRYLFEDGSRLIFRLSGTGSEGATIRLYIEQYEKDPSKIGRLSNEALAPLVEVALKLSKMEEFTGRSAPTVIT, encoded by the exons ATGGTGCTCTTCAACGTTTCACGCGTGGACACTACTCCCTTCGATGGCCAGAAGCCTGGAACCTCTGGTCTCCGCAAGAAG GTGAAAGTATTTGTTCAGCCTCATTACCTCCATAACTTTGTTCAGGCATCGTTCAATGCATTAACTGAGGAAAAAGTCAGAG GTGCAACACTAGTTGTATCCGGTGATGGTCGTTATTTTTCAAAGGAAGCCATTCAG ATTATAACTAAAATGTCAGCAGCAAATGGTGTAAGACGTGTTTGGATTGGTCAAAATGGATTGCTTTCAACTCCTGCTGTGTCTGCTGTCATACGTGAAAGAGTTGGAGCTGAT GGATCCAAGGCAACAGGTGCATTTATACTGACAGCAAGTCACAATCCCGGTGGTCCTGATGAG GATTTtggtattaaatataatatggaAAACGGTGGACCTGCACCAGAGGGAATTACTAACAAGATATATGAATTCACTACAACAATTAAGGAGTACCTGATTGCTGCAGATCTTCCAGAT GTGGACATCACCACAACAGGCGTTACAAACTTTACAGGCCCTGAAGGACCATTTGACGTTGAGGTTTTTGATTCAGCAAGTgattatataaaattgatgaa GTcaatttttgattttgaatctATCAAGAAACTGCTGTCCTCTCCTAAGTTCACATTCTG TTATGATGCACTTCATGGGGTTGCTGGAGCATATGCAAAGAGTATTTTTGTGGATGAACTTGGAGCACAAGAAAGCTCTTTACTGAACTGTACACCTAAG GAAGACTTTGGAGGAGGACACCCAGACCCCAATTTGACTTATGCGAAAGAGTTGGTTGCTCGTATGGGATTGGGCAAATCCGAACCACAAGATGAGCCCCCAGAGTTTGGTGCTGCTGCTGATGGTGATGCAGATCGCAACATGGTACTTGGTAAAAG GTTTTTTGTCACTCCTTCAGATTCCGTGGCCATTATTGCTGCAAATGCTGTTGACGCTATACCATACTTCTCTACTGGTTTAAAGGGTGTTGCCAg GAGCATGCCAACCTCTGCTGCCCTGGATGTTGTAGCCAAACAtctgaatttgaaattttttgag GTCCCAACAGGTTGGAAGTTCTTTGGTAATTTAATGGATGCTGGATTATGTTCAGTCTGTGGTGAAGAAAGTTTTGGGACTG GTTCTGACCATATTCGTGAGAAAGATGGAATCTGGGCAGTTCTGGCCTGGCTATCTATACTTGcctataaaaataaagataaacttGAAGACAAGCTTGTCACTGTTGAAGACATAGTTCGCCAGCATTGGGCTACTTATGGGCGTCATTATTATACTCGATATGACTACGAA AACGTGGATGCAGGTGCAGCCAAGGAACTGATGGCTTATTTGGTCAAGCTGCAGTCCTCGCTTTCAGAAGTCAACGA GATTATCAATGGGGTGAGGTCAGATGTTTCGAAGGTTTCCAACGCTGATGAATTTGAGTACAAAGATCCTGTGGATGGTTCCGTCTCATCACATCAGGGAATCCGATATTTATTTGAGGATGGATCGCGATTG ATTTTCCGTCTGTCTGGAACTGGATCAGAAGGTGCTACTATTCGACTATACATTGAGCAATACGAAAAGGATCCATCAAAAATTGGGAGACTTTCAAATGAGGCGCTTGCTCCTCTT GTGGAAGTTGCATTGAAACTTTCAAAAATGGAGGAATTCACTGGTCGATCTGCACCAACTGTGATTACATGA
- the LOC114177022 gene encoding LEAF RUST 10 DISEASE-RESISTANCE LOCUS RECEPTOR-LIKE PROTEIN KINASE-like 2.1 isoform X1, with translation MFIRITFVCFLSTLFLFFTNTSAIHNTSFAPTCLTQRCTNGPNISYPFWLSRTDQLCGYHELGLLCSGGTATFSHIGLYYTVRDIDYENHTLKLLDPDTFNQTCPKAKHGVPIGNLPLTHSPSNLNLSFYYNCSSYPSGVPSIQCLSSGANKSFVFVTGNETTGFDWSGNCEEKIVVTVMKDAITSDGDLINQFPSAMDGGFVLEWHTASYCAQCEASDGICGYSNPEKQVLCFCKDGSTKNTTCYVGGSSTGLSRLIIGLIIAGGIGALLTCVVTYIFGRKLSPILSDIRQARKIDRDIEAFIRNNGPLPIKRYSYSDIKKMTNYFESKLGQGGYGQVYKGNLCNKSAVAVKLLNASKGNGEEFINEVISISRTSHVNIVNLLGFCLEGEKKAIIYDFMPNGSLEKYIHSKNLETDPPLSWQRLHHIAEGIAKGLEYLHRGCNTRILHFDIKPSNILLDKNFCPKISDFGMAKLCSDTQSIISMYGARGTVGYIAPEVWNRSFGGVSYKSDVYSYGMMILEMVGGKQNIGIEASHSSETYFPHWIYKHVEVGKNLAWLEGMTPEENEICKKMIIVGLWCIQTIPSDRPAMSRVVEMLEGSTEQLQIPPEPFIFSPMKTEVDICTTSSSD, from the exons ATGTTCATCAGAATTACATTTGTTTGCTTTCTTTCTACGTTGTTTCTCTTCTTCACCAATACCTCTGCCATTCACAACACATCATTCGCACCAACTTGCCTTACCCAACGCTGCACAAATGGACCTAACATCAGCTACCCTTTTTGGCTTTCTCGTACTGACCAACTCTGCGGTTACCATGAACTTGGCCTTCTCTGTAGTGGAGGCACCGCCACTTTTTCTCACATAGGATTATACTACACGGTACGAGATATAGACTATGAGAACCACACGCTTAAGCTGCTGGATCCTGACACTTTCAACCAAACCTGTCCAAAGGCAAAACACGGTGTTCCCATAGGCAACCTACCGCTCACTCACTCCCCCTCCAACTTAAACCTTAGCTTTTACTACAACTGCAGTAGCTACCCTTCTGGTGTGCCTTCTATTCAGTGTCTCAGTTCTGGGGCAAACAAGTCTTTTGTGTTTGTGACGGGGAACGAGACCACAGGTTTTGACTGGTCCGGGAACTGTGAGGAAAAGATTGTGGTGACAGTGATGAAGGATGCGATTACAAGTGATGGTGACTTGATAAACCAGTTTCCCAGTGCCATGGATGGAGGGTTTGTTCTTGAATGGCACACTGCTTCGTATTGCGCTCAGTGCGAGGCTAGTGATGGAATCTGCGGCTACAGTAACCCCGAGAAGCAGGTGCTGTGCTTCTGCAAAGATGGAAGTACAAAAAACACTACTTGTTATG TAGGGGGAAGCAGCACCGGTTTGTCAAGATTAATTATAg GTTTAATTATAGCAGGAGGAATTGGTGCACTGCTGACATGCGTCGTAACTTACATTTTTGGACGAAAGTTGTCACCAATTTTGTCAGACATTCGGCAGGCCAGAAAGATTGATCGAGACATTGAGGCCTTCATCAGAAATAATGGACCACTTCCCATAAAGAGGTATTCATATTCAGATATCAAGAAAATGACCAATTATTTTGAGTCCAAACTGGGACAAGGTGGTTATGGTCAAGTATATAAGGGAAATCTATGCAACAAATCTGCAGTGGCTGTGAAGCTACTGAATGCTTCCAAGGGAAACGGGGAAGAATTTATCAACGAGGTTATAAGCATCAGTAGAACATCCCATGTAAATATCGTTAATCTCCTTGGTTTCTGTCTTGAAGGCGAGAAGAAGGCTATTATATACGATTTTATGCCAAATGGATCACTTGAAAAGTATATTCACAGCAAGAATTTGGAAACTGATCCACCTTTGAGTTGGCAAAGGCTACACCACATTGCTGAAGGAATAGCCAAAGGATTGGAGTACTTGCACAGAGGCTGCAACACTCGGATATTACATTTTGACATAAAACCAAGCAACATTCTTTTGGACAAAAATTTCTGTCCCAAAATCTCTGATTTTGGGATGGCCAAGCTCTGCTCAGACACACAAAGTATCATATCTATGTATGGTGCTAGAGGGACAGTTGGATACATAGCTCCAGAGGTGTGGAACAGAAGCTTTGGTGGGGTTTCGTACAAATCTGATGTTTATAGTTATGGAATGATGATTTTGGAAATGGTTGGAGGAAAGCAAAATATCGGCATTGAAGCAAGTCATTCAAGTGAGACATATTTTCCCCATTGGATATACAAGCACGTTGAGGTGGGAAAAAATTTAGCATGGCTTGAAGGTATGACCCCAGAGGAAAatgaaatttgtaagaaaatgaTTATTGTGGGACTGTGGTGTATACAGACAATCCCTTCTGACAGGCCTGCTATGAGTCGGGTGGTTGAAATGTTAGAAGGAAGCACGGAACAATTGCAAATTCCACCTGAGCCATTCATATTTAGTCCTATGAAAACTGAAGTGGATATTTGCACCACCAGTAGTAGTGATTGA
- the LOC114178931 gene encoding protein SAR DEFICIENT 1-like translates to MAAKRFLDDSDQDNNGDKRMRPTTRPSFASVIGEVVMVKNLQNLFSGLEPLLRRVVNEEMERVIGHCVPRSMTRSPSLRIQALEQPTSYELMFEKKLMPTIFTGSRIVDTDGNPLLVVLVDKNDGQTVRTSLPHPIKLEIVVLDGDFPSNSDNNESWTSEEFNNRIVKERTGKRPLLTGELNLTMRDGIAPIEDIEFTDNSSWIRSRKFRVAVRVAPGTNQTVRIREGMTEPFIVRDHRGELYKKHHPPMLNDEVWRLEKIGKDGAFHKKLSKEGINSVQDFLKLSVVDAQRLRRILGAGMSERMWDVTIKHAKTCEKGNKYYVFRGPNFTIFLNSICQLVKADINGQSFPGSELSSFTKSYMERLVREAYTRWNDLEEIDGALLTQGESMEQIPNNLQASASVAYDQNEYYASTHNAQIGGGEWGVNATFGTTSFVNNALPALPYSFSDSQSDSDGATRWN, encoded by the exons atggctGCCAAACGGTTTTTGGATGATTCTGATCAAGATAACAATGGTGATAAACGGatgagacctacaacaagaCCTTCTTTTGCCTC GGTAATAGGAGAAGTCGTCATGGTGAAGAACCTGCAGAACCTTTTCTCGGGCTTGGAACCCTTGCTTAGGAGAGTG GTGAACGAAGAGATGGAGCGAGTGATCGGGCATTGTGTTCCGCGTTCAATGACCAGGTCCCCTTCGTTGAGGATCCAAGCATTGGAGCAACCAACAAGCTACGAACTCATGTTCGAGAAGAAGCTAATGCCAACTATATTCACAGGAAGCAGAATCGTAGACACAGATGGGAACCCCCTCCTTGTTGTTCTTGTTGACAAAAACGATGGTCAAACGGTTCGCACGAGTCTCCCCCACCCCATCAAGCTAGAAATCGTGGTGCTTGATGGGGATTTTCCTTCTAACAGTGATAACAACGAGTCATGGACGAGTGAGGAATTCAACAACCGCATAGTGAAGGAGAGAACGGGAAAGCGACCGTTGCTCACCGGAGAATTGAATCTCACCATGAGGGATGGAATTGCACCGATTGAAGACATTGAATTCACTGATAATTCCAGTTGGATAAGAAGCAGAAAGTTCAGAGTTGCTGTTCGAGTTGCTCCCGGGACTAATCAAACTGTTAGAATTCGTGAAGGCATGACTGAACCATTTATCGTCAGGGATCACCGTGGTGAAT TGTACAAGAAACATCACCCACCTATGCTGAATGACGAAGTGTGGCGCCTAGAGAAGATTGGGAAAGACGGAGCTTTCCACAAAAAACTGTCCAAAGAGGGAATAAACAGTGTGCAAGACTTTCTCAAGTTGTCTGTTGTTGATGCCCAGAGGCTCAGAAGG ATTTTGGGCGCTGGAATGTCAGAGAGAATGTGGGATGTGACAATCAAACATGCAAAGACCTGTGAGAAGGGTAACAAATATTATGTCTTCCGTGGCCCAAATTTTACCATCTTTCTCAATTCCATTTGCCAATTGGTTAAAGCTGATATTAATGGCCAAAGTTTTCCGGGAAGCGAGTTAAGCAGCTTCACAAAG AGCTATATGGAAAGATTGGTGAGAGAAGCGTATACCAGATGGAATGACCTGGAGGAAATTGATGGGGCTCTGTTAACCCAAG GTGAGAGCATGGAGCAAATTCCAAACAATCTTCAAGCATCAGCAAGTGTAGCATATGATCAGAATGAGTACTATGCATCAACCCATAATGCACAAATTGGGGGCGGCGAGTGGGGTGTGAATGCAACATTTGGCACAACATCGTTTGTGAATAACGCCCTTCCAGCTTTACCTTACAGCTTCTCAGATTCACAATCTGACAGTGATGGTGCCACCAGGTGGAACTAG